A window of Halovivax gelatinilyticus genomic DNA:
GGCTGTTCTCTCCCCACACGCGCTGGAGCACGGCTGGCACCCGCACGCGCTCCTGGCGCCGTTCGGCGCGGCCGCGACTGCGCTCGCCCTCGGTGACGACGATCGGGAGACGATCTCGAACGCGTTGGCGATCGCGGCCAGCCACGGGAGCGCGAGCACCGAGTACTCCTCGACGGGCGGATCGGTCAAGCGCGTACACGCCGGAATCGGCGCCCGCGACGGAATCCAGTCGGTTGCGCTCGCCCGCGCCGGCGTCACCGGACCGGAGCGCTACCTCGGGGGGAACAAGGGTCTGCTCTCCGTCTACGCCGACGTCGATCCGCCCGGCGGCGAGGCGTTCTCGCGGAATCGACTCGAGATCCACGACACCTGGTTCAAACTCCACAGCTGCTGTGGGTGTACGCACGCCTATCTCGACTGTCTCGCCGCGATCGATCCCGACCCCGACGATGTCGAGCGCGTGACCGCCCGGCTCCAGCCGAGCAGCGACCGCATCGTCGGGACGCAAAACGAGAACCTCTACGCCCCGCGCTCGATCGAGGAAGCCCAGTTCAACCTGCCGTTCGCGCTCGCGCTCGCGCTCTCCGGTATCGGAACCGACGTGCGAGCGTACCGATCGTTCGTCACGGGCGAGCGCGACTACGACGACCCCGCGCTTCGGGCGACGATGGAGCGAATCGACCTCGAAGTCGACCCGGATATGGCGCGCTACGCGCCCGCGTTCGTCGGCGACCTGACGGTTCACTACGCCGACGGAACGACGGCCGACGCGTTCGTCGAACACACCCGCGGGACGCCCGACAACCCGGCCACGGAGTCGGATCGTCGCGAAAAATTCGACGCGCTCGCCGAACCGATCATCGGCGCCGAGCGGACCGCTCGCCTCTGGGACCACGCGATCGACGCACCGTGTGAGACGCCGGTGCGCTCGTTCAGGCCGCTGCTCGAGCCGCCCGCGTCCGACCGGTGAGCGGTCCACGCGGTCGACCGAACCCGCGATCGATCCGCCGCCGTCGCCCGCAGAGTCGACCGGTGGCACAATATTTATCACGATCATCGCCCGTCTGTGAGACATGATTCCGCCCCAGCGACGATTTCTCGAGAGTCACGCGACGTGGCGTCCCGACGAGACGGCGATCCGCTTTGCCGACACCGGCGAGTCGATGAGTTACGGCGAGTTCGACGAACGGGCGAACCGGGTGGCGAACGCGCTACACGACCGCGGCATCCGCGACGGCGACCGCGTCGGCCTCGCGCTCTTTAACACCGAGGAGTTCCCGGTGACGATGTACGCCTGTCACAAGCTCGGTGCGGTCCCGGTCGCGGTGAACACGCAACTCTCGGCCGGCGACGTCCGCTACATCGTCGATCACATGAATCCGCAAGCGCTCGTCTACGACC
This region includes:
- a CDS encoding MmgE/PrpD family protein, with the protein product MNTLEAALETFLHEFESDSLTDADRDAARALLADQLGLQVGLSTLPWSEAAADAALRTAPDGNATIAGSGVRVDPQTAAYCNATFAHGFEYDDAHSASDGHPGSVVASTALALAEAEDRTIEEAVIALVAGYEVYTRLGAVLSPHALEHGWHPHALLAPFGAAATALALGDDDRETISNALAIAASHGSASTEYSSTGGSVKRVHAGIGARDGIQSVALARAGVTGPERYLGGNKGLLSVYADVDPPGGEAFSRNRLEIHDTWFKLHSCCGCTHAYLDCLAAIDPDPDDVERVTARLQPSSDRIVGTQNENLYAPRSIEEAQFNLPFALALALSGIGTDVRAYRSFVTGERDYDDPALRATMERIDLEVDPDMARYAPAFVGDLTVHYADGTTADAFVEHTRGTPDNPATESDRREKFDALAEPIIGAERTARLWDHAIDAPCETPVRSFRPLLEPPASDR